From one ANME-2 cluster archaeon genomic stretch:
- a CDS encoding flippase, protein MSETKRFAFDVGITFIASSINMLIAFLIIVVLGRYIGADDLGLYRMTSTIYGIA, encoded by the coding sequence TTGAGTGAAACGAAACGATTTGCATTTGATGTAGGCATAACGTTCATAGCATCGTCAATCAACATGCTGATCGCCTTTTTGATAATTGTGGTTCTGGGGAGATATATCGGTGCTGATGACCTTGGTTTGTACCGGATGACCTCAACTATCTACGGAATTGCA